One part of the Vitis riparia cultivar Riparia Gloire de Montpellier isolate 1030 chromosome 8, EGFV_Vit.rip_1.0, whole genome shotgun sequence genome encodes these proteins:
- the LOC117921094 gene encoding tropinone reductase-like 1 produces the protein MSTVTSSFASPSKRLEGKVAIVTGGASGIGASTVRLFWENGAKVIIADIQDDLGQDITNKLGQDVSYIHCDVSNEDDVQNLVDTTISKHGRLDIVYNNAGILDRHLGSILDTQKSDLDRLIGVNLVGSFLGAKHAARVMIPQKKGCILFTASCCTSIAGISTHSYAVTKYGIWGLARNLAAELRQYGTRVNCVSPYGLITGMGQQRLTSEEVEAAEASLSEMGNFKGEVLKSEGVARAALYLASDEASYVSGLNLVVDGGFSVVNPTMIKAFNMH, from the exons ATGAGTACTGTTACTTCTTCGTTTGCATCCCCCTCCAAAAG GCTAGAAGGCAAGGTGGCAATTGTTACAGGTGGAGCAAGCGGCATTGGAGCAAGCACTGTGCGTCTTTTTTGGGAGAATGGTGCCAAGGTTATAATTGCTGATATTCAAGATGACCTTGGACAGGACATTACCAATAAGCTCGGTCAAGATGTTAGCTACATCCATTGTGATGTATCAAATGAAGATGATGTGCAGAATCTTGTTGACACCACCATTTCCAAACATGGAAGACTCGATATCGTGTATAATAATGCAGGGATCCTAGACCGCCACCTTGGGAGCATCTTAGATACCCAGAAATCAGACCTGGACCGGCTTATTGGGGTTAACTTGGTTGGGTCTTTCCTAGGAGCCAAACATGCTGCAAGGGTCATGATACCTCAGAAAAAGGGCTGCATACTATTCACAGCCAGTTGTTGTACATCAATTGCAGGCATTTCAACTCATTCCTATGCAGTGACCAAGTATGGCATTTGGGGGCTTGCTAGGAACTTGGCTGCTGAGCTCAGGCAATATGGGACAAGAGTAAACTGCGTCTCCCCTTATGGCTTGATTACTGGCATGGGGCAGCAGCGGCTCACCAGTGAAGAGGTAGAGGCAGCAGAGGCATCCTTGAGTGAGATGGGGAATTTCAAGGGAGAAGTTCTCAAGTCTGAGGGTGTTGCAAGGGCTGCACTCTACTTGGCTAGTGATGAAGCGAGTTACGTGAGTGGGCTCAACCTTGTGGTGGATGGAGGCTTCAGTGTAGTCAATCCTACCATGATCAAAGCTTTTAATATGCATTGA
- the LOC117920083 gene encoding secoisolariciresinol dehydrogenase-like, with protein sequence MNGHASVVPIGKRLEGKVAIITGGASGIGESTARLFVRHGAKVIIADVQDDIGLSICKALGSHGTASFVHCDVTSDSDVKNVVDTAVSKYGKLDIMFNNAGISGNLDPTILGTENENFRRVFDVNVYGAFLGAKHAARVMIPAKKGVILFTSSVASVTSGESPHAYTMSKHAVVGLTKNLCVELGQHGIRVNCISPCAIATPLLRNAMGLEKKTVEGIVCASANLKGVVAEAEDVAEAAVYLGSDESKYVSGLNLVVDGGYSTTNQSFTMVVKALVSSNK encoded by the exons ATGAATGGCCACGCTTCAGTAGTTCCTATTGGAAAAAG GCTAGAAGGCAAAGTGGCCATCATCACAGGAGGTGCCAGCGGCATCGGTGAAAGCACGGCAAGGCTATTTGTTCGACATGGTGCTAAGGTCATTATTGCCGACGTACAAGATGATATTGGACTCTCCATTTGTAAGGCACTTGGCTCACATGGCACTGCTTCCTTTGTTCACTGTGATGTCACCAGCGACTCTGATGTCAAAAATGTCGTTGACACTGCCGTTTCAAAGTACGGCAAGCTTGACATCATGTTCAACAACGCTGGCATATCCGGCAACCTAGATCCAACAATTCTAGGCacggaaaatgaaaatttcaggAGGGTTTTCGATGTGAACGTGTACGGTGCATTCCTGGGCGCCAAGCATGCCGCTAGGGTTATGATTCCGGCGAAGAAAGGGGTGATTCTCTTCACTTCGAGCGTTGCTTCGGTGACCTCTGGAGAATCGCCGCATGCTTACACAATGTCGAAGCACGCGGTGGTTGGCCTCACCAAAAACTTGTGTGTGGAGCTAGGGCAGCACGGGATAAGAGTCAACTGCATATCTCCTTGCGCTATTGCCACCCCGTTGTTAAGAAACGCAATGGGGCTGGAGAAAAAAACGGTGGAAGGAATCGTATGTGCGTCAGCAAATCTAAAAGGAGTGGTAGCAGAAGCAGAAGATGTGGCGGAGGCAGCGGTTTATTTGGGCAGCGACGAGTCGAAATACGTGAGCGGGCTTAACCTTGTGGTGGATGGGGGCTACAGCACAACGAACCAGTCCTTCACCATGGTAGTTAAAGCCCTAGTTTCTTCAAATAAATGA
- the LOC117921259 gene encoding secoisolariciresinol dehydrogenase-like isoform X2 codes for MAASSFLSAITRRLEGKVALITGGASGIGKCTAETFTQHGAKVVIADIQDDLGHSVIEALGQTNASYVHCDVTDESQIKAAVDKTAATHGKLDIMFNNAGIVNNYKPRIMDNEKADFERVLSINVTGVFLGMKHAARVMVPAKSGSIISTASVSSNVGAAATHAYCCSKHAVLGLTRNAAIELGQFGIRVNCLSPYALATPLATNFLNLTAEELETAMNATANLKGVTLKAQDVANAALYLASDESRYVSGHNLFIDGGFTVANPSFHLFQYPDS; via the exons ATGGCGGCCTCTTCATTTCTCTCTGCGATTACCAGGAG GCTAGAGGGCAAGGTGGCACTCATAACCGGAGGGGCCAGCGGCATCGGCAAATGCACTGCTGAAACCTTCACCCAACACGGAGCCAAAGTGGTCATTGCTGACATCCAAGACGACCTGGGTCACTCCGTGATTGAAGCTCTAGGCCAAACCAATGCATCATACGTCCACTGTGATGTCACTGATGAATCCCAAATCAAAGCTGCCGTTGACAAGACTGCAGCAACCCACGGAAAGCTGGACATCATGTTCAACAATGCGGGAATAGTTAACAACTACAAGCCCCGCATTATGGATAACGAGAAGGCAGACTTTGAGCGTGTCCTTAGCATCAACGTCACCGGTGTTTTCCTGGGCATGAAGCACGCTGCCAGGGTCATGGTTCCGGCAAAAAGTGGGAGCATAATCTCAACCGCCAGTGTAAGCTCGAATGTAGGGGCTGCGGCTACACATGCTTACTGCTGCTCTAAGCATGCTGTATTAGGGCTCACCAGAAATGCTGCAATCGAGCTTGGACAATTTGGAATTAGGGTTAATTGCTTATCACCCTATGCACTTGCAACGCCTTTAGCTACCAATTTTCTTAATCTTACTGCTGAAGAGCTGGAGACTGCCATGAATGCGACCGCCAACCTTAAGGGCGTGACACTTAAGGCACAAGATGTGGCCAACGCTGCGCTTTATTTAGCGAGTGATGAGTCCAGATATGTGAGTGGACACAACCTCTTCATAGATGGGGGTTTCACTGTCGCTAATCCCTCATTCCACCTGTTCCAGTATCCAGACTCTTGA
- the LOC117921259 gene encoding secoisolariciresinol dehydrogenase-like isoform X1 → MAASSFLSVFTRRLEGKVALITGGASGIGKCTAETFTQHGAKVVIADIQDDLGHSVIEALGQTNASYVHCDVTDESQIKAAVDKTAATHGKLDIMFNNAGIVNNYKPRIMDNEKADFERVLSINVTGVFLGMKHAARVMVPAKSGSIISTASVSSNVGAAATHAYCCSKHAVLGLTRNAAIELGQFGIRVNCLSPYALATPLATNFLNLTAEELETAMNATANLKGVTLKAQDVANAALYLASDESRYVSGHNLFIDGGFTVANPSFHLFQYPDS, encoded by the exons ATGGCAGCCTCGTCATTTCTTTCTGTATTCACAAGAAG GCTAGAGGGCAAGGTGGCACTCATAACCGGAGGGGCCAGCGGCATCGGCAAATGCACTGCTGAAACCTTCACCCAACACGGAGCCAAAGTGGTCATTGCTGACATCCAAGACGACCTGGGTCACTCCGTGATTGAAGCTCTAGGCCAAACCAATGCATCATACGTCCACTGTGATGTCACTGATGAATCCCAAATCAAAGCTGCCGTTGACAAGACTGCAGCAACCCACGGAAAGCTGGACATCATGTTCAACAATGCGGGAATAGTTAACAACTACAAGCCCCGCATTATGGATAACGAGAAGGCAGACTTTGAGCGTGTCCTTAGCATCAACGTCACCGGTGTTTTCCTGGGCATGAAGCACGCTGCCAGGGTCATGGTTCCGGCAAAAAGTGGGAGCATAATCTCAACCGCCAGTGTAAGCTCGAATGTAGGGGCTGCGGCTACACATGCTTACTGCTGCTCTAAGCATGCTGTATTAGGGCTCACCAGAAATGCTGCAATCGAGCTTGGACAATTTGGAATTAGGGTTAATTGCTTATCACCCTATGCACTTGCAACGCCTTTAGCTACCAATTTTCTTAATCTTACTGCTGAAGAGCTGGAGACTGCCATGAATGCGACCGCCAACCTTAAGGGCGTGACACTTAAGGCACAAGATGTGGCCAACGCTGCGCTTTATTTAGCGAGTGATGAGTCCAGATATGTGAGTGGACACAACCTCTTCATAGATGGGGGTTTCACTGTCGCTAATCCCTCATTCCACCTGTTCCAGTATCCAGACTCTTGA
- the LOC117920664 gene encoding tropinone reductase-like 2 → MSTHSYAASKHAVVGLAKNLAAELGQHNIRVNCVSPYVVSTNIGQGLADFTPKVEAILNEVGNLKGTVLKASDVASATLFLASDEATYVSGLNLVVDGRYSVVNSSIVVAVRSSLLHA, encoded by the coding sequence ATGTCTACTCATTCCTATGCAGCATCCAAACATGCAGTTGTGGGACTGGCTAAGAACCTAGCTGCCGAGCTTGGGCAGCATAACATACGGGTGAATTGCGTCTCGCCTTATGTAGTGAGCACCAATATTGGACAAGGACTGGCTGACTTCACTCCCAAAGTAGAGGCCATTTTGAATGAAGTAGGGAATTTGAAAGGGACAGTCCTCAAGGCTAGCGATGTGGCCAGTGCTACGCTTTTCTTGGCCAGTGATGAAGCCACTTACGTGAGTGGGCTTAACCTTGTGGTGGATGGTCGGTATAGTGTTGTCAACAGTTCAATAGTGGTGGCAGTCAGGTCAAGTCTCCTTCATGCCTAg
- the LOC117920663 gene encoding secreted RxLR effector protein 161-like, whose protein sequence is MQKIPYASAVGSLMYAQVCTRPDIAYIVGMLGRYLSNPGMDHWRAAKRVMRYLQRTKEYMLTYRRLDQLEFIGYSDSDFAGCQDSRRSTSGYIYLLAGGAISWKSAKQTLVTSSTMEAEFVACYEASNQGIWLRNFVIGLRVLDDCVLQK, encoded by the exons ATGCAGAAGATTCCTTACGCTTCGGCTGTGGGGAGTCTAATGTATGCTCAGGTATGTACAcgtccggatattgcgtacattgttggcaTGTTAGGCAGATATCTAAGTAACCCTGGAATGGATCATTGGAGAGCAGCCAAGAGGGTTATGAGATATTTACAGAGAACAAAAGAGTACATGCTTACATATAGGAGATTGGATCAATTAGAGTTCATTGGGTATTCCGACTCCGACTTTGCTGGATGCCAAGACAGCAGAAGATCCACATCAGGCTATATTTATCTGTTGGCTGGTGGAGCAATTTCATGGAAGTCTGCCAAACAGACACTTGTAACTTCATCCACCATGGAAGCAGAGTTTGTAGCATGTTATGAGGCATCCAATCAAGGAATATGGCTACGAAATTTTGTCATTGGGCTGCGTGTTCTGGATG ATTGTGTTCTGCAGAAATAA